A genomic segment from Saprospiraceae bacterium encodes:
- a CDS encoding OmpA family protein, protein MRNNLLPVAIVLAFLVHACSYTQRVSDGPTAFKVKQYSVAARMLEKEFKKAKTRIEKGKIALMIADSYRELNQSDKSIAWYQTAYDNNAGVDALREYAYALKKAERYDEAKQAFKDLGIEIGSPYEYRREIRACEIAEGWKNEKRRAYEVDLTDFNTGYADYSPMLYKDKQMIITSDRKGGTGDDTYNWTGNNFSDLYLVDLQSNTVNSFDKMLNTEDNEGTVAFSPDFQEIYFTRCFGPKKEDAFCKIMYSENKGNSWTVPRMVNFIENGVNYGHPSLSADGQKLYFSCNHPDGWGGYDIYVSERKGDSWDIPKLLGRTINTAGNEKFPYIDKDTLYFSSDYHPGMGGLDIFKSYNKGDNQWSPVQNLRPPINSGGDDFGLIIDEKAPKTGDLLQIGYFTSTREAGIGNDDIYRFEKRPLPPPPPVPEEEKKPIVYQMFLDGYVLEKIYEDPLDPNSRVLGRKPLNGATVDILIGKQKKQVTVGEDGLFSLELEEDMDYDFLAKLENYLNNKANFTTKGIGKDPENPIMRYEVEIVLDKIFLDKEIRLENIYYDFDRWEIRDDAKPTLNALIETLKLNPELRIQLSSHTDCRGVDRYNENLSQKRAQSAVDYLINNGIGADRLTPKGYGESIPEVNCICSRCTEEEHQENRRTTFKIIE, encoded by the coding sequence ATGAGAAATAACCTGCTTCCAGTTGCCATTGTACTCGCATTTTTAGTGCACGCCTGTAGTTATACCCAAAGGGTTAGTGATGGGCCTACTGCCTTCAAAGTCAAACAGTATTCCGTTGCCGCCCGCATGTTGGAAAAAGAATTCAAAAAGGCCAAAACAAGGATTGAAAAGGGTAAAATAGCCCTGATGATAGCCGATTCATACCGGGAACTCAACCAAAGTGATAAATCGATTGCCTGGTACCAAACGGCTTATGATAACAATGCAGGGGTAGATGCCTTGAGAGAATATGCCTATGCTTTGAAAAAAGCGGAGCGCTATGACGAAGCCAAACAGGCCTTCAAAGATCTGGGGATTGAAATTGGCAGCCCATACGAGTACCGCCGCGAAATCAGGGCTTGTGAAATAGCCGAGGGATGGAAAAATGAAAAAAGACGCGCCTATGAGGTTGATCTGACCGACTTCAATACGGGTTATGCCGATTATTCACCGATGCTCTACAAAGACAAGCAGATGATCATCACTTCCGACCGCAAGGGAGGAACCGGAGATGATACCTACAATTGGACTGGCAATAACTTTTCAGACCTCTATCTTGTTGATTTACAATCCAATACTGTTAACAGTTTTGATAAAATGCTCAATACAGAGGACAATGAAGGGACTGTTGCTTTCAGCCCTGATTTCCAGGAAATCTACTTCACCCGCTGCTTTGGCCCCAAGAAAGAAGACGCCTTTTGCAAAATCATGTACAGTGAAAATAAAGGCAATAGCTGGACGGTCCCCAGAATGGTGAATTTTATCGAAAATGGTGTCAATTATGGGCACCCTAGCCTCTCCGCAGATGGCCAAAAGTTGTACTTCTCCTGCAATCATCCCGATGGCTGGGGCGGCTACGATATTTACGTAAGTGAACGAAAAGGAGATAGCTGGGATATCCCCAAACTATTGGGTAGAACGATTAATACGGCTGGGAATGAAAAATTCCCCTATATCGATAAAGATACCTTGTACTTTTCTTCTGATTATCACCCGGGTATGGGTGGACTTGATATTTTTAAATCCTATAACAAAGGCGATAACCAATGGTCTCCCGTACAAAATCTTCGTCCTCCGATCAATTCGGGAGGAGATGATTTTGGCCTGATTATAGATGAAAAGGCGCCCAAAACCGGCGACCTCTTGCAAATCGGCTACTTTACGTCTACTCGTGAAGCGGGCATTGGAAATGACGACATTTATCGCTTTGAAAAACGACCACTGCCCCCGCCCCCACCTGTTCCGGAAGAAGAAAAAAAACCTATCGTTTACCAAATGTTTTTGGATGGGTATGTGTTAGAAAAAATTTATGAAGATCCACTCGACCCCAATAGCCGGGTCTTAGGTCGGAAGCCCCTCAATGGCGCCACAGTTGACATCCTCATAGGTAAACAAAAAAAGCAAGTCACCGTCGGGGAAGATGGCTTGTTCTCCCTCGAATTGGAAGAGGATATGGATTATGACTTCTTGGCTAAACTTGAAAATTACCTCAATAATAAGGCCAATTTCACCACCAAAGGCATTGGAAAAGACCCAGAAAACCCCATTATGCGCTATGAGGTGGAAATCGTCCTAGATAAAATATTCCTCGATAAAGAAATTCGTTTGGAAAATATCTATTACGACTTCGATCGCTGGGAAATCCGGGATGATGCCAAACCTACCCTCAATGCCTTGATCGAAACCTTAAAGCTCAATCCTGAATTGCGAATTCAACTTTCCTCTCACACTGATTGCAGGGGGGTGGATCGATACAACGAAAACCTTTCACAAAAAAGGGCACAATCCGCAGTTGACTACCTGATTAACAATGGAATAGGCGCTGACAGGCTTACACCTAAGGGGTACGGAGAAAGCATCCCTGAGGTAAACTGCATCTGCTCACGCTGCACGGAGGAAGAACACCAGGAGAATCGGAGGACCACTTTCAAAATTATTGAATAG